A stretch of Myxococcus hansupus DNA encodes these proteins:
- a CDS encoding methylmalonyl-CoA mutase family protein, translating to MRNVQQTPVPTPYKPRFHVRIVTAASLFDGHDAAINVMRRLMQASGAEIIHLGHNRSVSEIVDCAIQEDVQGIAITSYQGGHVEFFKYMIDLLRERKANIKVFGGGGGTILPSEIEELHRYGVTRIYSPDDGRAMGLQGMIDDLITQCDFEKRPAEFAPLLDGPTLREPTRIAPLITIAENFASQGEALREAMTHIQAKGPRVPVLGITGTGGAGKSSLVDELVRRFLADFPDKTLAVLSVDPSKRKSGGALLGDRIRMNAIDNPRVYMRSMATRQSNLALSKHVGDSIEICKAAGFDLIVVETSGIGQSDTEITEHSDVALYVMTAEYGAATQLEKIDMLDFADVIAINKFDKRGSLDALRDVRKQWKRNHNAFTTADDAVPVYGTIASQFNDPGMNQLYRALIETLSTKTGAPLKSGFELSPGMSEKKWIIPPERTRYLAEIVEACESYDGFVKAQAAIARRMYQLHGTIEALRTNVGKKRLEIVEPKDASDTVQVTERVEGEPAYLTELVELYKDLESRLHADCRRLLAEWPATKRRYAASKYQFQVRDRVIELDLYTETLSHLRIPKIALPRYEDWGDILIWLLRENAPGAFPFTSGVFPLKREGEDPARMFAGEGGPERTNKRFHYVSRGLPAKRLSTAFDSVTLYGEDPDHRPDIYGKVGNSGVSIANVDDAKKLYSGFDLADPSTSVSMTINGPAPMLLGFFLNAAVDQQCEKWIRENGQVEAVEKKIDALYRERGVPRPRYQGELPQGNDGLGLMLLGVSGDEVLPRDVYERIRAKTLQAVRGTVQADILKEDQAQNTCIFSTEFALRVMGDIQQHFIDQKVRNFYSVSISGYHIAEAGANPISQLAFTLANGFTFVEYYLSRGMDIDDFAPNLSFFFSNGMDPEYAVLGRVARRIWAKAIRDKYGGNDRSQKLKYHIQTSGRSLHAQEIAFNDIRTTLQALLALNDNCNSLHTNAYDEAITTPTEESVRRALAIQLVINKEFGLAKNENPNQGAFIIEELTDLVEAAVLAEFRAISERGGVLGAMERMYQRSKIQEESLYYETMKHDGTLPIVGVNTFLDPKGSPTVTPPEVIRATTEEKNYAIDARDAFWKRNAQTAPKALEAVRRAALDNGNIFAALMDACKVCTLGQLSRALYEVGGQYRRNM from the coding sequence GTGCGAAACGTCCAGCAGACACCCGTTCCTACGCCTTACAAGCCCCGTTTCCACGTCCGCATCGTGACGGCCGCCTCGTTGTTCGACGGGCATGACGCCGCCATCAATGTGATGCGCCGCCTCATGCAGGCCTCGGGCGCGGAAATCATCCACCTGGGGCACAACCGCTCGGTGTCGGAGATTGTCGACTGCGCCATCCAGGAGGATGTGCAGGGCATCGCCATCACCTCCTACCAGGGCGGTCACGTCGAGTTCTTCAAGTACATGATTGACCTGCTGCGCGAGCGGAAGGCCAACATCAAGGTCTTCGGCGGCGGCGGCGGCACCATCCTCCCTTCGGAGATTGAAGAGCTCCACCGCTACGGCGTCACGCGCATCTACTCGCCGGACGACGGCCGGGCCATGGGCCTGCAGGGGATGATTGACGACCTCATCACCCAGTGTGACTTCGAGAAGCGGCCGGCGGAGTTCGCCCCCCTGCTCGACGGCCCCACGCTGCGCGAGCCCACGCGCATCGCGCCGCTCATCACCATCGCGGAGAACTTCGCCTCCCAGGGCGAGGCCCTGCGCGAGGCGATGACGCACATCCAGGCCAAGGGGCCGCGCGTCCCCGTGCTGGGCATCACCGGCACCGGCGGCGCGGGCAAGTCCAGCCTCGTGGATGAGCTGGTGCGCCGCTTCCTCGCGGACTTCCCGGACAAGACGCTCGCCGTGCTCTCCGTGGACCCGTCCAAGCGCAAGTCCGGCGGCGCGCTGCTCGGCGACCGCATCCGGATGAACGCCATCGACAATCCGCGCGTGTACATGCGCTCGATGGCCACCCGCCAGAGCAACCTCGCCCTGTCCAAGCACGTGGGCGACTCCATCGAAATCTGCAAGGCCGCCGGCTTCGACCTCATCGTGGTGGAGACCTCCGGCATCGGCCAGTCGGACACCGAAATCACCGAGCACTCCGACGTGGCGCTCTACGTGATGACGGCCGAGTACGGCGCGGCGACGCAGCTCGAGAAGATCGACATGCTCGACTTCGCGGACGTCATCGCCATCAACAAGTTCGACAAGCGCGGCTCGCTGGACGCACTGCGTGACGTGCGCAAGCAGTGGAAGCGCAACCACAACGCCTTCACCACCGCGGATGACGCCGTGCCCGTGTACGGCACGATTGCCTCGCAGTTCAACGACCCGGGGATGAACCAGCTCTACCGGGCCCTCATTGAAACGCTGTCCACGAAGACGGGCGCGCCGCTGAAGTCCGGCTTCGAGCTGTCGCCGGGCATGAGCGAGAAGAAGTGGATCATCCCGCCCGAGCGCACGCGCTACCTGGCCGAAATCGTGGAGGCCTGCGAGTCCTACGACGGCTTCGTGAAGGCCCAGGCCGCCATCGCCCGGCGCATGTACCAGCTCCACGGCACCATCGAGGCGCTGCGCACCAACGTGGGCAAGAAGCGCCTGGAAATCGTCGAGCCCAAGGACGCCTCGGACACGGTGCAGGTCACCGAGCGCGTCGAGGGCGAGCCCGCCTACCTGACGGAGCTGGTGGAGCTGTACAAGGATTTGGAGTCGCGGCTCCACGCGGACTGCCGTCGGCTGCTGGCCGAGTGGCCCGCGACCAAGCGCCGCTACGCCGCCTCCAAGTACCAGTTCCAGGTCCGCGACCGCGTCATCGAGCTGGACCTCTACACGGAGACGCTGTCACACCTGCGCATCCCGAAGATCGCCCTCCCCCGCTACGAGGACTGGGGCGACATCCTCATCTGGCTGCTGCGAGAGAACGCCCCCGGCGCCTTCCCCTTCACCTCCGGCGTCTTCCCGCTCAAGCGCGAAGGTGAAGACCCGGCGCGCATGTTCGCCGGCGAAGGCGGCCCGGAGCGCACCAACAAGCGCTTCCACTACGTGTCGCGGGGCCTGCCCGCCAAGCGCCTGTCCACCGCGTTCGACTCGGTGACGCTGTACGGCGAGGACCCGGACCACCGGCCGGACATCTACGGCAAGGTCGGCAACTCGGGCGTGTCCATCGCCAACGTGGACGACGCGAAGAAGCTCTACTCCGGTTTCGACCTGGCGGACCCGTCCACCTCCGTGTCGATGACCATCAACGGCCCCGCGCCGATGCTGCTCGGCTTCTTCCTCAACGCCGCGGTGGACCAGCAGTGCGAGAAGTGGATTCGCGAGAATGGCCAGGTGGAGGCGGTCGAGAAGAAGATCGACGCCCTCTACCGCGAGCGCGGCGTGCCGCGTCCGCGCTACCAGGGCGAGCTGCCGCAGGGCAACGACGGCCTGGGCCTGATGCTGCTCGGCGTCTCCGGTGACGAGGTGCTGCCGCGCGACGTCTACGAGCGCATCCGCGCGAAGACGCTCCAGGCGGTGCGCGGCACCGTGCAGGCGGACATCCTGAAGGAGGACCAGGCGCAGAACACCTGCATCTTCTCCACGGAGTTCGCCCTGCGGGTGATGGGCGACATCCAGCAGCACTTCATCGACCAGAAGGTGCGGAACTTCTACTCGGTGTCGATTTCCGGCTACCACATCGCCGAAGCCGGGGCGAACCCCATCTCCCAGCTCGCCTTCACGCTGGCCAACGGCTTCACCTTCGTCGAGTACTACCTGTCGCGGGGCATGGACATCGACGACTTCGCGCCCAACCTCTCGTTCTTCTTCTCGAACGGAATGGACCCGGAGTACGCCGTGCTGGGCCGCGTGGCGCGCCGCATCTGGGCCAAGGCCATCCGGGACAAGTACGGCGGCAATGACCGCTCGCAGAAGCTGAAGTATCACATCCAGACGTCGGGCCGGAGCCTCCACGCGCAGGAGATTGCCTTCAACGACATCCGGACCACGCTCCAGGCGTTGCTCGCGCTCAACGACAACTGCAACTCGTTGCACACCAACGCCTACGACGAGGCCATCACCACGCCCACCGAGGAGAGCGTGCGCCGCGCGCTCGCCATCCAGTTGGTCATCAACAAGGAGTTCGGCCTCGCGAAGAACGAGAACCCCAACCAGGGCGCGTTCATCATCGAGGAGCTGACCGACCTGGTGGAGGCGGCGGTGCTGGCGGAGTTCCGCGCCATCTCCGAGCGCGGCGGCGTGCTGGGCGCCATGGAGCGCATGTACCAGCGCTCCAAGATTCAGGAGGAGTCGCTCTACTACGAGACGATGAAGCACGACGGGACGCTGCCCATCGTCGGGGTGAACACCTTCCTGGACCCCAAGGGCTCGCCCACGGTGACGCCGCCCGAGGTCATCCGCGCCACGACGGAGGAGAAGAACTACGCCATCGACGCGCGTGACGCCTTCTGGAAGCGCAACGCACAGACGGCGCCCAAGGCCCTGGAGGCCGTGCGCCGCGCGGCGCTCGACAACGGCAACATCTTCGCCGCGCTGATGGACGCCTGTAAGGTCTGCACGCTCGGCCAGCTCTCCCGCGCGCTGTACGAGGTGGGCGGGCAGTACCGGCGCAACATGTAG
- a CDS encoding RNase H family protein yields the protein MTLHPTLVFADGACSGNPGPGGWGTLIVTPDGLVTELGGHEPETTNNRMELTAVGKALRHLERTPGPIHIHTDSTYVIQGATRWAFGWSRRGWKTAEGGEVANAVYWKRLMALLAQRKENHDAAAAAVAWFYVRGHVGVPGNERVDAIAVAYSKGKDARLYTGPLHGYGVAVHDLPEDMSLPPEKTREQRETAAKAYSYLSQVGGSVKRHATWAACERRVKGVSGARFKKTKSAQDEAKVLEDWGFKGQDVPSED from the coding sequence ATGACGCTTCACCCGACCCTCGTCTTCGCGGATGGCGCCTGCTCGGGCAACCCTGGCCCTGGTGGATGGGGGACCCTCATCGTCACGCCGGATGGACTGGTGACGGAGCTCGGAGGCCACGAGCCGGAGACCACCAACAACCGGATGGAATTGACGGCGGTGGGCAAGGCGCTGCGCCACCTGGAGCGCACACCGGGCCCCATCCACATCCATACGGATTCCACCTATGTGATTCAGGGCGCCACGCGCTGGGCCTTCGGCTGGAGCCGGCGCGGATGGAAGACGGCCGAGGGCGGCGAGGTCGCCAACGCCGTGTATTGGAAGCGGCTGATGGCGCTGCTCGCCCAGCGCAAGGAGAACCACGACGCGGCCGCCGCGGCCGTCGCGTGGTTCTACGTGCGCGGACACGTGGGCGTCCCGGGCAACGAGCGCGTGGACGCCATCGCCGTGGCCTACTCCAAGGGCAAGGACGCGCGGCTCTACACCGGGCCGCTGCACGGCTATGGCGTGGCGGTGCACGACCTGCCAGAGGACATGTCCCTGCCGCCGGAGAAGACGCGCGAGCAACGCGAGACGGCGGCCAAGGCGTACTCCTACCTGAGCCAGGTGGGCGGCAGCGTGAAGCGGCACGCCACCTGGGCGGCGTGCGAGCGGCGCGTGAAAGGTGTGTCCGGCGCCCGCTTCAAGAAGACAAAAAGCGCGCAGGATGAAGCCAAAGTGTTGGAGGACTGGGGCTTCAAGGGCCAGGACGTCCCGTCGGAGGACTGA
- the scpA gene encoding methylmalonyl-CoA mutase, which produces MRTHVPDFSGIDFDAPETLSAAPAREQQLRQAGEATRAAEVWDTPEGIPVKPVYTREDLAGVEHLGSLPGLPPFVRGPYSTMYVQQPWTVRQYAGFSTAEASNAFYRRNLAAGQKGLSIAFDLATHRGYDSDHPRVAGDVGMAGVAIDSIKDMRILFDRIPLDQMSVSMTMNGAVLPVLALYVVAAEEQGVRPEQLSGTIQNDILKEFMVRNTYIYPPGPSMRIIGDIFRFTAEKMPRFNSISISGYHMQEAGATQDLELGYTLADGVEYVRAGLAAGLGVDAFAPRLSFFWAIGMNFFMEVAKMRAARLLWAKLIKGFSPKTDKSLALRTHSQTSGWSLTAQDVFNNVVRTCVEAMAATQGHTQSLHTNSLDEAIALPTDFSARIARNTQLYLQMESGTTRVIDPWGGSYYVERLTHELARKAWAHIQEVEALGGMTKAIEAGLPKLRIEEAAARTQARIDSGRQAIIGVNKYPPEREDSIEILKVDNSAVREAQIARLRELRAERNAEDVRRKLDALTEAGRRNEGNLLALAIDAARAKATVGEISDALEKVYGRYEATVRSVTGVYSSEAGKDSQGIIDARAKADAFLARFGRRPRILIAKMGQDGHDRGQKVIATAFADLGFDVDIGPLFQTPEESARQAVENDVHVVGASSLAAGHLTLVPQLKEALKALGREDIMVVVGGVIPAQDYDALRAAGAAAIFGPGTVISKAAIELLDKLAAALEEA; this is translated from the coding sequence ATGCGCACGCACGTACCGGACTTCTCGGGCATCGACTTCGACGCCCCCGAAACGCTCTCCGCCGCGCCCGCGCGCGAGCAGCAACTGCGTCAGGCTGGTGAGGCCACGCGCGCCGCCGAAGTGTGGGACACGCCCGAGGGCATCCCCGTCAAGCCGGTGTACACGCGCGAGGATTTGGCGGGCGTGGAGCACCTGGGCTCGCTGCCAGGCCTGCCGCCCTTCGTGCGCGGCCCCTACTCCACCATGTACGTGCAGCAGCCGTGGACGGTGCGGCAGTACGCCGGCTTCTCCACGGCCGAGGCCTCCAACGCCTTCTACCGCCGCAACCTCGCGGCCGGACAGAAGGGCCTGTCCATCGCCTTCGACCTCGCGACGCACCGGGGCTACGACAGCGACCATCCCCGCGTGGCGGGCGACGTGGGCATGGCGGGCGTGGCCATCGACTCCATCAAGGACATGCGCATCCTGTTCGACCGGATTCCGCTCGACCAGATGAGCGTGTCCATGACGATGAACGGGGCGGTGCTCCCGGTGCTGGCGCTCTACGTGGTCGCCGCCGAGGAGCAGGGCGTGCGCCCCGAGCAGCTCAGCGGGACCATCCAGAACGACATCCTCAAGGAGTTCATGGTCCGCAACACGTACATCTACCCGCCCGGTCCGTCGATGCGCATCATCGGCGACATCTTCCGCTTCACGGCGGAGAAGATGCCGCGCTTCAACAGCATCAGCATCAGCGGCTACCACATGCAGGAAGCCGGGGCGACGCAGGACCTGGAGCTGGGCTACACGCTGGCGGATGGCGTGGAGTACGTGCGCGCCGGGCTCGCGGCGGGACTGGGTGTGGACGCCTTCGCGCCGCGCCTGTCCTTCTTCTGGGCCATTGGCATGAACTTCTTCATGGAAGTGGCCAAGATGCGCGCGGCCCGGCTGCTCTGGGCGAAGCTCATCAAGGGCTTCTCCCCGAAGACGGACAAGAGCCTCGCGCTGCGCACGCACAGCCAGACGTCTGGCTGGAGCCTCACCGCGCAGGATGTCTTCAACAACGTCGTGCGCACCTGCGTGGAGGCCATGGCCGCCACCCAGGGCCACACGCAGAGCCTGCACACCAACTCGCTGGACGAGGCCATCGCGCTGCCCACCGACTTCAGCGCGCGCATCGCCCGCAACACCCAGCTCTATCTCCAGATGGAGAGCGGCACCACGCGCGTCATCGACCCGTGGGGTGGCAGCTACTACGTGGAGCGCCTCACGCACGAGCTGGCGCGCAAGGCCTGGGCCCACATCCAGGAAGTGGAAGCGCTGGGCGGCATGACGAAGGCCATCGAGGCGGGCCTGCCCAAGCTGCGCATCGAGGAGGCCGCGGCGCGCACCCAGGCGCGCATCGACTCCGGGCGGCAAGCCATCATCGGCGTGAACAAGTACCCGCCCGAGCGCGAGGACTCCATCGAGATTCTCAAGGTGGACAACTCCGCGGTGCGCGAGGCGCAGATTGCGCGCCTGCGCGAGCTGCGCGCCGAGCGCAACGCGGAGGACGTGCGCCGCAAGCTGGACGCGCTCACCGAGGCGGGCCGGCGCAATGAAGGCAACCTGCTGGCCCTGGCCATCGACGCGGCCCGCGCCAAGGCGACGGTGGGCGAAATCAGCGACGCGCTGGAGAAGGTCTATGGGCGCTACGAGGCCACGGTGCGCAGCGTGACAGGTGTGTACTCCAGCGAGGCGGGCAAGGACTCCCAGGGCATCATCGATGCGCGCGCGAAGGCGGACGCGTTCCTCGCGCGCTTCGGCCGCCGGCCGCGCATCCTCATCGCGAAGATGGGCCAGGACGGCCATGACCGCGGGCAGAAGGTCATCGCCACCGCGTTCGCGGACCTGGGCTTCGACGTGGACATCGGGCCGCTGTTCCAGACGCCGGAAGAGTCCGCGCGCCAGGCGGTGGAGAACGACGTGCACGTGGTGGGCGCCAGCTCGCTCGCCGCCGGCCACCTGACGCTGGTGCCGCAGCTCAAGGAGGCGCTCAAGGCGCTGGGCCGCGAGGACATCATGGTTGTCGTGGGCGGCGTCATCCCCGCACAGGATTACGACGCGCTGCGCGCCGCGGGCGCGGCGGCCATCTTCGGCCCGGGCACCGTCATCTCCAAGGCGGCCATCGAGTTGCTCGACAAGCTGGCGGCGGCGCTGGAGGAAGCGTGA
- a CDS encoding methylmalonyl-CoA mutase family protein yields MAQEPLQIASEFPAPSVDDWRRLVDKDLKGKPFSVLQSQLEGGLSLQPLYTQQDAATAQPEPPGVAPYLRGTQALGLTEGGWMPCQEYSEPDVTQAANAIRTDLERGTWGVWLHLGEAHGIRAPDAAAMQRLLAHAPLDTTHVHLEPEAEPLSAANHFLRAAEQTGVARSALKGCLGVDPLGILARTGTLPRGLDATLAEAAQHVTSLRESAPGLRVLLVSTRAYADAGATSVHELAWAIATGVEYLRGLERAGVSPDVAARSIQFALSVGGQFFPEIARLRAARLLWAKAVAACGGSPEAQAMVLHARTASTTKTQRDPWVNILRATAESFAAVVGGADSISTSPFDEPLGTPDASARRLARNTQLILRDESSLNRVADPAGGSYYLEQLTQEVARAAWAELRRIESVGGMARALTDGDVARVLEETNKARDKAVRARKLPIVGVSEFPHLGEAPVSREPRPAPSSSAAAPEPSPTPSSSAAARELSPAPSSSAAARELSPAPSSSAAAREPRPMQSSSSAPPGAALPLRPMRVAEPFESLRDASDRHLAATGVRPRAFMASLGTVAEHTARSTWTANVLAAGGIAPEDVHGFKDVTDAADRFTASGAPLAVISGPDALYPEWIPALTAALKAKGARAVAVAGRPGEHEAAFRAAGVDVFLYAGADLFSLLSSLHQQLGVA; encoded by the coding sequence ATGGCTCAAGAGCCTCTCCAAATCGCATCGGAGTTCCCGGCCCCATCGGTGGATGACTGGCGCCGGCTGGTGGACAAGGACCTGAAGGGCAAACCCTTCTCGGTTCTACAATCCCAGCTTGAGGGCGGCCTGTCGCTCCAGCCGCTCTACACCCAGCAGGACGCCGCCACCGCGCAGCCCGAGCCACCCGGTGTGGCCCCCTATCTGCGGGGCACCCAGGCGTTGGGGCTCACCGAGGGTGGGTGGATGCCATGCCAGGAGTACAGCGAGCCGGACGTGACGCAGGCGGCCAACGCCATCCGCACGGACCTGGAGCGCGGCACCTGGGGCGTGTGGCTGCACCTGGGTGAGGCACACGGCATCCGCGCGCCGGACGCCGCGGCGATGCAGCGGCTGCTCGCGCACGCACCGCTCGACACGACGCACGTCCACCTGGAGCCCGAGGCGGAGCCGCTCTCCGCCGCGAACCACTTCCTGCGCGCGGCCGAGCAGACTGGCGTGGCGCGCTCCGCGTTGAAGGGCTGCCTGGGTGTCGACCCGCTCGGCATCCTGGCGCGCACGGGAACGCTGCCCCGGGGCCTCGACGCGACGCTGGCCGAGGCCGCGCAGCACGTCACCTCCCTGCGTGAGTCCGCGCCGGGCCTGCGGGTGCTGCTGGTGTCCACGCGCGCCTACGCGGACGCGGGCGCCACGTCCGTGCACGAGCTCGCGTGGGCCATCGCCACCGGCGTGGAGTACCTGCGCGGCCTGGAGCGCGCGGGCGTGTCTCCGGACGTCGCGGCGCGCTCCATCCAGTTCGCGCTGTCCGTTGGCGGACAGTTCTTCCCGGAGATTGCCCGGCTGCGCGCGGCCCGGCTGCTGTGGGCCAAGGCCGTGGCTGCGTGCGGAGGTTCGCCGGAGGCGCAGGCCATGGTGCTGCACGCGCGCACCGCGAGCACCACGAAGACGCAGCGCGACCCGTGGGTGAACATCCTCCGCGCCACCGCGGAGTCCTTCGCGGCCGTCGTGGGCGGCGCGGACAGCATCAGCACCTCGCCCTTCGACGAGCCGCTGGGGACGCCCGACGCCTCCGCCCGCCGGCTGGCGCGCAACACGCAGCTCATCCTGCGTGACGAGTCGAGCCTCAACCGCGTCGCCGACCCCGCGGGTGGCAGCTACTACCTGGAGCAGCTCACGCAGGAGGTTGCCCGCGCGGCCTGGGCGGAGCTGCGGCGCATCGAATCGGTGGGCGGCATGGCCCGCGCGCTCACCGACGGTGACGTCGCCCGGGTGCTCGAGGAGACGAACAAGGCGCGCGACAAGGCCGTGCGCGCCCGCAAGCTGCCCATCGTCGGCGTGAGCGAATTTCCCCACCTGGGCGAAGCGCCCGTGTCGCGGGAGCCCCGCCCCGCGCCGTCCAGCAGCGCGGCGGCCCCCGAACCCAGCCCCACACCGTCCAGCAGCGCGGCGGCCCGCGAGCTCAGCCCCGCGCCGTCCAGCAGCGCGGCGGCCCGCGAGCTCAGCCCCGCGCCGTCCAGCAGCGCGGCGGCCCGCGAGCCCCGCCCCATGCAGTCCAGCAGCTCGGCGCCCCCGGGCGCGGCCCTGCCCCTGCGCCCGATGCGCGTGGCGGAGCCCTTCGAGTCTCTGCGCGACGCCAGCGACCGGCACCTCGCCGCGACAGGCGTGCGTCCGCGCGCCTTCATGGCCAGCCTGGGCACGGTGGCCGAGCACACGGCGCGCTCCACGTGGACCGCCAACGTCCTCGCCGCAGGAGGCATCGCGCCGGAGGACGTGCACGGCTTCAAGGACGTGACGGACGCGGCGGACCGCTTCACCGCGTCTGGCGCGCCCTTGGCCGTCATCTCCGGCCCGGACGCGCTGTACCCCGAATGGATCCCCGCGCTGACCGCGGCGCTCAAGGCGAAGGGCGCGCGCGCGGTGGCCGTGGCGGGCCGTCCCGGTGAACACGAGGCCGCCTTCCGCGCGGCGGGCGTGGACGTCTTCCTCTACGCGGGAGCGGACCTCTTCTCGCTCCTGTCCTCGCTGCACCAACAGCTCGGAGTGGCCTGA
- a CDS encoding DsbA family oxidoreductase, translating to MTHPDTLVRLDVWSDYVCPFCYLELPVIEQLHAALGPDLDIHWRAFELSPTPVRTRALTESPDPAAWARAASPLAGQRGVALKPPPVQPRSRLALEAAEFAKDAQAFAPFHSALFRAFFEDGQDIGDLRVLGALARDVGLDPESMTRALEAGRYTARVLDDEEEAQRLGIRGVPAMRLAGEGPVLLLTGAQPEEAVRAALARVRPGPAPSAVH from the coding sequence ATGACCCACCCGGACACCCTGGTCCGCCTCGACGTCTGGAGCGATTACGTCTGCCCCTTCTGCTACCTCGAACTGCCTGTCATCGAGCAACTCCACGCCGCGCTGGGCCCCGACCTGGACATCCACTGGCGGGCGTTCGAGCTGAGCCCCACGCCGGTGCGGACGCGCGCGCTGACGGAGTCCCCTGACCCGGCCGCATGGGCCCGCGCCGCCTCCCCGCTCGCCGGGCAGCGAGGCGTGGCGCTGAAGCCGCCACCTGTCCAGCCGCGCAGCCGGTTGGCCCTCGAGGCGGCGGAGTTCGCGAAGGACGCGCAGGCGTTCGCGCCGTTCCACAGCGCCCTCTTCCGTGCCTTCTTCGAGGATGGCCAGGACATTGGCGACCTGCGCGTGTTGGGAGCGCTGGCGCGGGACGTGGGCCTGGACCCCGAGTCCATGACGCGCGCACTGGAAGCAGGCCGGTACACCGCGCGCGTGCTCGACGACGAGGAGGAGGCCCAGCGCCTGGGTATCCGCGGCGTCCCGGCCATGCGGCTCGCGGGCGAGGGACCCGTGTTGCTGCTCACGGGGGCGCAACCCGAAGAAGCCGTTCGCGCGGCGTTGGCACGCGTCCGCCCTGGCCCCGCGCCGAGCGCGGTGCACTGA
- the meaB gene encoding methylmalonyl Co-A mutase-associated GTPase MeaB — translation MKLLPADAYVDGVRAGDRALLARAITLVESELPRHAALAQEVLTRLLPHTGGSRRVGISGVPGVGKSTFIDALGMHLVNAGKRVAVLAIDPSSTVSGGSILGDKTRMARLSRESAAYIRPSPSSGTLGGVARKTRETLLLCEAAGFDVVLVETVGVGQSETVVADLVDFYLVLMLAGAGDELQGIKRGILEVADMLAINKADGDNKPRAERARSELRAALHLMRPGAEPEITTCSALEGSGIEKLWTSIDTQLGRAQASGAVQRRRTTQQVQWMWTMVQDGLRAALRAHPEVSALVPTLEADVREGRVTPTSAALRVLGAFLPETRA, via the coding sequence GTGAAGCTGCTGCCCGCGGACGCCTACGTGGACGGGGTGCGCGCGGGCGACCGGGCCTTGCTCGCGCGCGCCATCACCCTGGTGGAGAGCGAGCTCCCGCGCCACGCGGCGCTGGCCCAGGAGGTCCTCACGCGGCTGCTCCCTCACACGGGTGGCAGCCGGCGCGTGGGCATCAGCGGCGTGCCGGGCGTGGGCAAGAGCACCTTCATCGACGCGCTGGGCATGCACCTGGTGAACGCGGGCAAGCGCGTGGCGGTGCTGGCCATCGACCCGTCCAGCACGGTCTCCGGCGGCAGCATCCTGGGAGACAAGACGCGCATGGCGCGGCTGTCACGCGAGTCCGCGGCATACATCCGCCCCAGCCCCTCCAGCGGCACGTTGGGCGGCGTGGCGCGCAAGACGCGCGAGACGCTGCTGCTCTGCGAGGCGGCGGGCTTCGATGTGGTGCTGGTGGAGACGGTGGGCGTGGGCCAGTCGGAGACGGTGGTGGCCGACCTGGTGGATTTCTACCTGGTGCTCATGCTGGCGGGCGCGGGGGATGAGCTGCAGGGCATCAAGCGCGGCATCCTCGAGGTGGCGGACATGCTCGCCATCAACAAGGCGGACGGGGACAACAAGCCGCGCGCGGAGCGGGCCCGTTCGGAGCTGCGCGCCGCGTTGCACCTGATGCGCCCGGGCGCCGAGCCGGAAATCACCACGTGCAGTGCCCTGGAGGGCAGCGGCATCGAGAAGTTGTGGACCTCCATCGACACGCAGCTCGGGCGCGCACAGGCCTCTGGCGCGGTGCAGCGCCGCCGCACCACGCAGCAGGTGCAGTGGATGTGGACCATGGTGCAGGACGGCCTCCGGGCGGCCTTGCGTGCGCACCCCGAGGTGTCCGCGCTGGTGCCCACGCTGGAGGCGGACGTGCGTGAAGGCCGCGTCACGCCCACCTCGGCCGCACTGAGGGTGCTGGGCGCGTTCCTCCCCGAAACGAGGGCCTGA